In Tenrec ecaudatus isolate mTenEca1 chromosome 4, mTenEca1.hap1, whole genome shotgun sequence, a single window of DNA contains:
- the LRRC32 gene encoding transforming growth factor beta activator LRRC32, protein MSCQILLLLAMMTLSLATSQRREKLPCKMVDKKVLCQGLGLSQVPSLLPLDIQTLDLSGNQLQSIVATPLGFYKALRRLDLSSNEISSLQPDVFQALPHLEYLSLAHNRLALSTRLGPLPHVASLDLSGNSLYSGLVERLLEEAPALRTLSLAENSLTRLTRHTFRGLPALQHLDLHSNVLMDIEEGAFEALPHLVQLNLSRNSLTCISDFSLQQLRVLDLSCNSIEVFNTAPGPQGEYQLTWLDLRENKLLHLPELAALPRLTYLNVSNNLIRLPVGPTPGSEGMPASAQGWSALPALSPSWNTSAHPPSQLLNLDLSYNEIEQVPESFLEPLTSLRFLNLSRNCLQAFQAQHVGTLPCLVHLDLSHNVLQALELGTRALGALRALLLQTNALRDLPPYTFAGLASLRRLSLQGNQVRPCGGPWESGPSGCVAFSGMPSLRVLNLVDNEIKTLRAGTFLHTPLTELHVSGNLGLEVAEGALAGLEASLEVLELQGNGLAVLRVDLPCFRCLKQLNLAENRLSHLPAWTRAVPLEVLDLRNNSFSLLPGSAMGGLETSLRRLYLQGNPLSCCGNGWLAAQLHQGRVDVDATQELTCRFGSQEEVFLSHVRPEDCEQGELKNTSLILILVFVLVSALILATLAACYCFRRQKFSQQYKA, encoded by the exons ATGAGCTGCCAGATCCTGCTGCTCCTGGCCATGATGACCCTGAGCCTGGCCACCTCCCAACGCCGGGAGAAGCTGCCCTGCAAGATG GTAGACAAGAAAGTCTTGTGCCAGGGCCTTGGCCTGTCTCAGGTGCCCTCATTGCTACCGCTGGACATCCAGACCCTCGATCTGTCTGGAAACCAACTGCAGAGCATCGTGGCCACGCCCCTGGGCTTCTACAAGGCCCTCCGCCGCCTGGATCTGAGCTCCAACGAGATCAGCTCCCTGCAGCCCGATGTCTTCCAGGCCCTACCCCACCTGGAATACCTCAGCCTGGCCCACAACCGCCTGGCCCTGAGCACTAGGCTGGGCCCCCTGCCTCACGTGGCCTCCCTGGACCTGTCTGGAAATAGCCTGTACAGTGGCCTGGTGGAGCGGCTGCTGGAGGAGGCTCCCGCCCTGCGCACCCTCTCGCTGGCCGAGAACAGCCTGACGCGCCTGACCCGCCACACCTTCCGGGGCCTGCCTGCGCTCCAGCACCTGGACCTGCACAGCAACGTGCTGATGGACATTGAGGAGGGCGCCTTTGAGGCCCTGCCCCACCTGGTGCAACTCAACCTCTCCCGGAATTCCCTCACCTGCATCTCCGATTTCAGTCTCCAGCAGCTGCGGGTGCTGGACCTGAGCTGCAACAGCATCGAGGTCTTCAATACGGCCCCCGGGCCACAGGGCGAGTACCAGCTCACCTGGCTGGACCTGCGGGAGAACAAGCTGCTCCACCTCCCCGAGCTGGCTGCACTCCCCCGGCTCACCTACCTGAACGTGTCCAACAACCTCATCCGGCTCCCAGTGGGACCAACGCCGGGCAGCGAGGGCATGCCTGCGTCGGCCCAGGGCTGGTCAGCGCTGCCAGCCTTGAGCCCCAGCTGGAACACCAGCGCCCACCCGCCTTCCCAGTTGCTGAACCTCGACTTGAGTTACAATGAGATCGAACAGGTTCCCGAGAGCTTTCTGGAACCCCTGACCTCCTTGCGCTTCCTGAACCTCAGTCGAAACTGCCTGCAGGCCTTCCAGGCACAGCACGTAGGCACCTTGCCCTGCTTGGTGCACCTGGACCTAAGCCACAATGTCCTGCAGGCCCTGGAACTGGGTACAAGAGCCCTGGGGGCCCTGCGGGCCCTGCTTCTGCAGACCAATGCCTTACGGGACCTGCCCCCATATACCTTTGCTGGCCTGGCCAGCCTGCGGAGACTCAGCTTGCAAGGGAACCAAGTCCGCCCCTGTGGGGGGCCCTGGGAATCTGGTCCCTCAGGCTGTGTGGCCTTCTCAGGCATGCCCTCCCTCCGTGTCCTAAACCTAGTGGACAATGAGATCAAGACACTCCGGGCTGGTACCTTCCTCCATACACCACTTACCGAGCTGCATGTCTCTGGCAACCTGGGGCTGGAGGTGGCCGAAGGGGCCTTGGCAGGCCTGGAAGCTTCCTTGGAGGTCTTAGAGCTGCAGGGCAATGGGCTGGCCGTCTTGCGGGTGGACCTGCCCTGCTTCCGCTGCCTCAAGCAGCTCAATCTCGCTGAGAACCGCCTCAGCCACCTGCCCGCCTGGACCCGGGCCGTGCCCCTGGAGGTGCTGGACCTGAGGAATAACAGCTTCAGCCTCCTGCCGGGCAGTGCCATGGGTGGCTTAGAGACCAGCCTCCGGCGCCTCTACCTGCAGGGAAACCCGCTTAGCTGCTGTGGCAATGGCTGGCTAGCGGCCCAGCTGCACCAGGGCCGTGTGGACGTGGATGCCACTCAGGAGCTGACCTGCCGCTTCGGCTCGCAGGAGGAGGTCTTCCTGAGCCACGTGCGCCCCGAGGACTGTGAGCAGGGTGAGCTCAAGAACACCAGCCTCATCCTCATCCTCGTCTTCGTGCTGGTCTCGGCCCTCATCCTCGCTACACTGGCCGCCTGCTACTGCTTCCGCCGGCAGAAGTTCAGCCAGCAGTACAAAGCCTAG